The DNA segment TTGAAACAATTCTGTCCAATCAGAAAATGCCTTGTTTGAGGTTATTATTGTGCTGGCTCTTTCATATCTGTTGGCAATGAACCTGAAAAAGAGGTTACACTCTTCTCTGGTTATCGGCGCATAACCTACCTCGTCAACTATCACCAGCGATGATTTATGATAACTCCGACCCTTTCCAGGACGACCCGCTTCATGATCTTTTTTTAATTTTTTAATAAGGTCATCCA comes from the Desulfatiglans sp. genome and includes:
- a CDS encoding ATP-binding protein — its product is DDLIKKLKKDHEAGRPGKGRSYHKSSLVIVDEVGYAPITREECNLFFRFIANRYERASTIITSNKAFSDWTELFQDPVIVTAVLDRLLHHSVVINIKGNSYRLKKNNEKEVIKADQIEM